One Bdellovibrio bacteriovorus str. Tiberius DNA segment encodes these proteins:
- a CDS encoding cation:proton antiporter: MHHLPHLITDLGFILMIAALSTLLFKKLGQPQVLGYLIAGFLVSPHVPFLPTVTDQANIQVWSEIGVIFLLFSLGLEFSFKKLFKVGGSASFTAVFEVVFMVALGYLVGRLLGWNNIDSLFFGGILSISSTTIIVRAFQELGMKGKKFVELVFGILVVEDIVAILLLVLLTAIASSDTFSTAELAFSGLRLLFYIALWFVVGIFLIPIFLRKIRNLLEDETLLLVSIGLCFMMVMIAAGVGFSPALGAFVMGSLLAETPEGHKMEHVLQPVKNLFAAIFFVSVGMMIDPKVLIERWDLVILVTLVTIVGKFISTFLGAILSGQGRKQSFQSGMSLAQIGEFSFIIAALGVSLKVTSDFLYPLAIAVSAVTTFTTPYLIKVADPFYRWVESKLPEGVKRNLDQYQASFNQAGEKKAGALIMKTYGMKILLNTVMVVAIMAAFKAVVNAEIQKYLQESPWASGISLFVCLALSAPFFWGIVMSGPSLRAQREVEELQKLRGLQAGLFVGRLVLAVVLLGALISQFATLKVASGVIVAVVGVAALAGQLWVRHLYQFIEKNFQKNLTEKERKELVSSSVAKNFLPWETTLGNYDISSECSLVGRTLRDLSFKENYGVTVAAVFRGAKRYFAPDGEFVLWPHDKLICFGSEEELQSFHTFLEGEKAAQVPEPEATTRQEDYKLSSFVVSDDSKFKDKTIRESGIRESYHGMVVGIERGPQRILGPRASFTLREHDLVWVVSDKKQSQVTV; the protein is encoded by the coding sequence ATGCATCATCTACCTCATTTGATTACGGATCTTGGTTTTATTCTTATGATCGCAGCGCTTTCCACGCTGCTTTTCAAAAAACTCGGTCAGCCTCAAGTATTGGGATATCTGATTGCAGGTTTCCTGGTCAGTCCTCACGTTCCTTTCCTGCCCACAGTGACAGATCAGGCGAATATTCAGGTCTGGTCCGAGATCGGTGTGATCTTCCTGCTTTTCAGTCTGGGGTTGGAATTCAGCTTTAAGAAACTATTCAAGGTCGGTGGATCCGCCAGCTTTACTGCGGTGTTCGAAGTGGTTTTCATGGTGGCCCTGGGTTATCTGGTCGGTCGTCTGCTGGGTTGGAACAACATCGACAGTCTGTTCTTCGGGGGCATTCTTTCCATTTCTTCCACAACCATTATTGTTCGGGCCTTCCAGGAACTGGGCATGAAAGGCAAAAAGTTCGTTGAACTTGTCTTTGGTATTCTGGTGGTCGAGGACATCGTTGCCATCCTGCTTTTGGTGTTGTTGACGGCGATTGCAAGCTCTGACACTTTCTCGACCGCCGAACTGGCGTTCTCGGGGCTTCGGTTGTTGTTCTATATCGCACTTTGGTTTGTGGTCGGGATCTTCCTGATTCCCATTTTCCTGCGCAAGATCCGCAACCTTCTGGAAGACGAAACGCTGCTGCTGGTGTCCATCGGTCTTTGCTTTATGATGGTGATGATTGCAGCGGGTGTGGGGTTCTCTCCAGCCTTGGGCGCATTTGTGATGGGTTCGCTTCTGGCTGAAACTCCGGAAGGTCACAAGATGGAGCACGTCCTGCAGCCGGTGAAAAATCTTTTTGCCGCTATCTTCTTCGTTTCAGTCGGTATGATGATCGACCCAAAGGTTCTGATTGAACGCTGGGATCTGGTGATTCTGGTCACGCTGGTTACGATCGTCGGTAAATTTATCAGCACTTTCCTGGGTGCGATTTTGTCCGGCCAGGGGCGCAAACAGTCCTTCCAGTCCGGCATGAGCCTTGCGCAAATCGGAGAGTTTTCTTTCATCATCGCTGCTTTGGGTGTCAGTCTGAAAGTCACCAGTGACTTCCTGTATCCGCTGGCGATTGCCGTTTCTGCGGTGACCACATTCACCACGCCGTACCTGATCAAGGTCGCGGATCCGTTTTATCGCTGGGTGGAATCCAAGCTGCCAGAAGGTGTGAAGCGCAATCTGGATCAGTATCAGGCTTCCTTCAATCAGGCGGGTGAAAAAAAAGCGGGCGCCCTGATCATGAAAACCTACGGGATGAAGATTCTTTTGAACACCGTGATGGTTGTGGCTATCATGGCTGCGTTTAAAGCTGTGGTGAATGCTGAAATTCAAAAATATCTGCAGGAAAGCCCGTGGGCGAGCGGTATTTCTTTATTTGTCTGTCTGGCACTTTCAGCCCCGTTCTTCTGGGGTATTGTGATGAGTGGTCCTTCCTTGCGCGCTCAGCGTGAGGTGGAAGAATTGCAAAAGCTGCGCGGCCTGCAAGCTGGCTTGTTCGTCGGCCGTCTGGTGCTGGCAGTGGTTTTGCTTGGCGCTTTGATCAGTCAGTTTGCGACCTTGAAGGTGGCTTCCGGTGTGATTGTGGCCGTGGTGGGTGTAGCCGCTTTGGCGGGCCAGTTGTGGGTTCGTCACCTGTATCAGTTCATTGAAAAGAACTTCCAAAAAAATCTGACCGAAAAAGAGCGTAAAGAACTGGTCAGCAGTTCCGTGGCGAAGAACTTCCTGCCATGGGAAACAACGCTTGGAAACTATGACATCTCGTCTGAATGCTCGCTGGTGGGTCGCACTTTGCGGGATCTGTCGTTTAAAGAAAATTACGGTGTGACGGTGGCGGCGGTCTTCCGCGGTGCCAAACGTTACTTTGCTCCGGACGGGGAATTTGTGCTGTGGCCTCACGACAAGCTGATTTGTTTCGGCAGTGAAGAAGAGCTGCAAAGCTTCCACACCTTCCTCGAAGGTGAAAAAGCCGCGCAAGTGCCAGAGCCGGAAGCGACCACCCGACAGGAAGATTACAAGCTTTCTTCGTTTGTGGTGTCGGATGATTCCAAATTCAAAGACAAAACCATTCGTGAAAGCGGCATCCGCGAGTCTTATCACGGCATGGTTGTGGGGATTGAGCGCGGTCCACAAAGAATTTTGGGTCCACGCGCCAGTTTCACGTTACGCGAGCACGACTTGGTCTGGGTTGTATCTGATAAAAAGCAAAGTCAGGTGACAGTTTAG